The following proteins are encoded in a genomic region of Amphiura filiformis chromosome 18, Afil_fr2py, whole genome shotgun sequence:
- the LOC140139752 gene encoding plastin-2-like: MSGPQITDEQRAELKESFEEYDADGNGHITTKELGECLKKSGVDLPGYKLREIVEQVDKDGNKMIEFDEFVTMFANIKASDIAHTFKKAVTKREGLVDKSSTKEESAGIAIKHSYSVEERIAFVDFINSKLGEDPDLANLLPIDPESEQLFNRVGDGLLLCKLINYAAPETIDERAINKGQKLKVFTKHENLTLAVNSAQAIGCNTVNIGAEDFTRGTPHLVLGLLWQIIRIGLFSKIDIHEVPGLYRLLQEGEDPEILKKLSPEELLIRWVNYQMEQAGDPRRIKNFSGDIKDSEVYITLLNQICPNDLKSNLKHVPLGKDHRARAEGMLENADVMDCRAFVSANDVVAGNSKLNTAFVANLFNHYPCLEPPDEAFIEVEETREEKTYRNWMNSLGVKPRVNYIYNDLCDGLVILQLFDIVNPGIVDWSRVTKGDKLNKLGGNMKKIENCNYCVELAGQMKMSHVGIGGSDINQGNETLTLAIVWQLMRAYTLSILQKIAKDSGDEDPAPITDEKVVAWANEKLTAGGKDSSIRSFQDKTISNGRCVLDLVDCIQPGSVKYENYTAGANSFEDKLDNAKYAITMARKIGAPIYALPEDIVEVKQKMVMTVFACLMATDKAKEAAASRDE; the protein is encoded by the exons TACGATGCAGATGGAAATGGCCATATCACAACAAAAGAACTTGGAGAATGTCTGAAGAAGAGTGGGGTTGATCTACCCGGCTATAAACTGAGAGAAATTGTAGAGCAGGTAGACAAGGATGGCAATAAAATGATTGAATTCGATGAATTTGTTACG ATGTTTGCAAACATCAAAGCATCAGACATAGCACACACATTCAAGAAAGCTGTCACAAAGAGGGAAGGTTTAGTGGACAAATCAAGCACAAAGGAAGAATCCGCTGGAATCGCAATTAAACACAGCTATTCCGTTGAAGAAAGGATTGCCTTTGTAG ATTTTATCAACAGCAAGTTGGGAGAAGACCCAGACCTCGCAAACCTACTTCCAATAGATCCTGAGAGTGAGCAGCTATTCAATCGTGTGGGTGATGGATTACTACTTTG TAAGCTCATCAACTACGCAGCACCAGAAACCATCGACGAGCGAGCCATCAACAAAGGCCAGAAACTGAAGGTCTTCACCAAACATGAGAACCTCACCTTAGCCGTCAACTCCGCACAGGCCATCGGCTGCAATACCGTCAACATTGGGGCCGAGGATTTCACCCGAGGAACACCACATCTTGTGTTGGGCCTCTTGTGGCAAATTATCAGA ATAGGACTGTTCTCTAAGATTGACATCCATGAGGTGCCTGGACTCTACCGCCTtctgcaagagggtgaagatcctGAAATCCTGAAGAAATTGTCCCCAGAGGAACTCCTCATCCGCTGGGTCAACTACCAGATGGAACAAGCAG GTGACCCAAGGAGGATCAAGAACTTCAGTGGTGATATCAAAGATTCTGAAGTATACATCACCCTCCTCAACCAGATCTGTCCTAATGACTTGAAATCCAACCTCAAACATGTGCCTCTTGGAAAA GACCACCGTGCCCGTGCCGAAGGAATGCTTGAAAATGCAGATGTGATGGACTGTAGGGCTTTCGTCTCAGCAAAC GATGTTGTTGCTGGAAACTCCAAGCTTAACACCGCCTTTGTTGCTAACTTGTTCAACCACTACCCATGTCTAGAGCCACCAGATGAGGCATTCATAGAGGTAGAAGAAACAAGAGAAGAAAAGA CATACCGTAACTGGATGAACAGTCTGGGTGTAAAGCCGCGTGTCAACTACATTTATAATGATTTATGTGATGGCTTGGTCATCCTTCAG TTGTTTGATATTGTGAACCCTGGTATTGTTGACTGGAGTAGAGTGACTAAAGGGGATAAGTTGAATAAACTGGGAGGAAACATGAAGAAAATTGAAAACTGTAATTACTGTGTGGAGCTGGCAGGACAGATGAAGATGTCTCATGTAGGAATTGGTGGATCAGATATCAACCAGGGAAATGAAACTCTTACTCTTG CCATTGTATGGCAGTTAATGCGTGCCTATACCCTCAGCATCCTTCAGAAGATTGCCAAGGACTCAGGAGATGAAGACCCAGCACCTATCACCGATGAGAAGGTTGTCGCTTGGGCCAATGAGAAA CTCACCGCAGGGGGCAAGGATTCCAGCATTAGAAGCTTCCAAGACAAGACAATATCCAATGGTCGCTGTGTATTGGATCTGGTGGACTGCATCCAGCCTGGCTCAGTCAAGTATGAAAACTACACTGCTGGTGCTAACTCATTTGAG GATAAACTTGACAATGCCAAGTACGCCATCACAATGGCCCGCAAGATCGGCGCCCCCATCTATGCTCTTCCAGAGGACATCGTAGAGGTAAAACAGAAGATGGTGATGACAGTGTTTGCGTGTTTGATGGCAACAGACAAAGCTAAGGAAGCAGCCGCCTCTAGAGATGAATAA